The sequence below is a genomic window from Brachyhypopomus gauderio isolate BG-103 chromosome 5, BGAUD_0.2, whole genome shotgun sequence.
AACAGGCCCATACCGCTGACTTACCGCATGAACTAAGGTGGTATGTGTGTCTTCACACATATTGGACCCCGTCCTGGCACACATGCTCAGAGAAAGGTTTGCTCTGACCCGGGATGTCACTAGCAGCTGTGGGTATCCTTCTGGTGTGGTCACTTCTAGGTGCCAAACTaggacacacatacagagagcaATTTAGAAAAGGTCAGTTGAATGTATTTACTTACACTGCAGAGTTTAGACATTAACCTTGTGGTTAGTTTTAGTCCCGTTACAGAGGGCTGATTTCATTACATTTAGTCCTTTTACAGAGGGCTGATTTCATTACATTTAGTCCTGTTACAGAGGGCTGATTTCATTACATTTAGTCCTTTTACAGAGGGCTGATTTCATTACATTTAGTCCTGTTACAGAGGGCTGATTTCATTACATTTAGTTCTGTTACAGAGGGCTGATTTCATTACATTTAGTCCTTTTACAGAGGGCTGATTTCATTACATTTAGTCCTTTTACAGAGGGCTGATTTCATTACATTTAGTCCTGTTACAGAGGGCTGATTTCATTACATTTAGTCCTGTTACAGAGGGGTGATTTCATTACATTTAGTCCTGTTCTTCCTGAGTGTATTGTACTATGCAGGAACGTTATGTATTACATTGCTTTATTGCCCTTAATGACACACTTTCATTTTCAAATATATTGTTATCCCCTATTTCCGAGGCATAAGATTCACGACTCAGTACAGTGCTATGCACTCAACTCGTCCCGTCATCTAGTGACACCAGATTAGTAAGGCGGAGGGaaacactacacaacatgacGTCACAGGCACTCCTCAAGCAGGAAACCCCATGACATAGCAACCTGCAGTTGACAAATCGCTTCTACCCATTcaccctcaaaaaaaaaaaaaatagatgtATAAAAGACATAAACAAGCAGGTAGATATGTACACAcgcattgttaaaaaaaaaaaaatcactgccACTGTATGTTCCCGGGGACGTCAGGAAGCAGCTATAAATAAGAACTTGAGCAGTAAATACATTTGGTGCTTGTTGGGACAAGCCAACGTTAAGGGAGGCAACTTACCCGGGAAATCCCCCTCCAAAAATGGGCATTTAAGCCACTCCCCGGCCTCTGTGATGAACTAAAAGATGAAACCCAGATAAGGTCACAATAATATTGTCTGACAAGCGAGTGGGAGTGTTATTCACGAGTCAAATCAGTGTACGGCGCGGTGACCCTGAAACAGCTGTGTGCCTACATGGTAATCTTAGCACTGGCTTTTAATCAAAACAAGCCGGTTGACACATGATTAAAGGGAAACAGATTCAATGGTAATATTTACCTTCATACAAAGCTGTGGGTGAGGATCTACTGCTGAATATGTCACCTGAAAAGGGTTAGGAGCAAATTAAAATGCACTGCTCCTTATACTGTATGCCTTATACGTCCTTTACTCTAGTATTTTTATTTGGTTTCAGTGGGAGGCTTACTTTTCCTCTGGAGAATGTCTGAAGAGAACGGGGAAGGTCTTCACACATTCCCCCGTCACGTAGCTCGCACAGGGCCACGACAGCGTTGATGTGGCATGCTGCCTCCCACGAGAGTGTCTCTGTCACTGGGTCAAAGGATATACCCGACCACAGCTCCTCAACCCCTTTAGGAATGACAGGAGTTTTGATTGGTGCTCAGATCAACAGTAGCCAAGCAACGCCTGTGTCTGTGCTGCTTACATGTGCACGAACTCCACGCATACTTACGATTTTTGAAAGGGCAGACCTGAACACGTGGTGCGTCTGACGTGGCTGACCAGCCCTAAGGCAAAACATCACGTAGCAAATATTACTCAGACGCAACATTTTTGCCAATGCATCAGATTGACATGTTTATTTCCTGTTACCTCAATGCACAAGCAGGGCACAGCTCTGGAATACTTGAAGGTGGCGTTCTTCAGCGGATTCTCCTTTTTTAGCTGTAACAGGAAACAGGACCGATTGGAATTCTGCCCAACACTATTTTTGTAGAGTCACCTGCTTTTCTGCTCCACTTTTCCTGACAAAGATAGTATGTTGTAAACCTGGTTTTGCATGTCGTAATATACTGTCTGTGTAAAGTCATAGGTTCCCTGCGTTCTTCCCTAAAGGCACGTAAATGTAGCATGACCTAACATGCTGCCAATATCTGCTTAAAACACAGCAGTGGAGGTCGTGACCCTCCAAAACCAAATGCTGGACTCAGATCTAGAACCTCTAGATATGTTCACGTACATGCAAATCATATAAATATTCAGCATGTGAGATTCTTAACCGTGTTCGCCTCACCGAGTTCCGGTCAAAACTGAAGATCCTGGGCGATTGAGATCGTGCGAAGTGTGACTATCACAAGGTTCCAGGAGCCCTGGGGTGAAGGTGACTCACCAGCACATGGTCTCCCGTGCCTGTGCAGAGGTAGTCCTTGTGACACAGTCTCAGGTGATAGTCTCTATCCTCCAGCATCTCAGACACGCTCACCGACAGCTCCTTCCTCCCCACGTCCTCCTCGTAGTAAATCCTCCCCGCTTCCAAGACAGGAAATACTACATGTGATGGGTTCAGTATGCCATAGTATTTTTTTACAGTAGATGTTACTGTATAGATAAGGATTTGTATGAGGGTAGAGGGGACCATTTATGAACTGCTGTAGTCCAAACTTACTGATGCATTCAGTAACGCTTTTTCGTACATCTGTGTTGCTGCAGTCTGgtataagaaagaaaaaaacattgcaaacatgcTTTTCAAATGGATTTTGTTATCAACAAATCTACTTTTGGCACAAACTTCCAAATGTCTAGTacagaaattatttttttagCTTAAACTAAATGATAACAGAAGCCCTGTCCTTCTTCAATACCTGCTACACGGTGTAAGCTGAAAACGGCCACGTCGCAGAACCATGGCCAGGTCTTGAGAGTTACATGCATATCCTGCCCAGCACCAACCTCCAGACAGTCTTCCTGAATATTCACCTTCCGAACATGACAAAAGCCATCAAGTCTTAGTTTCAGCGACATATGCAAAACTCCCAGAATTCTTCATCTAGCTTTGGCACAGGACATGAAGAGTACACACATGCGAGAGTATTTAATTTGCTGCTGTCCTCTCTAGATAAAACCGATCTATGAATATATGCATTTTGCTTGAATTAAGCAGGTTAAGGAGAATGTACATTGCTGGTAAAGCACTGTAATACCTGTTTGTCCACTAACTTTGCTCGCTCTGTTCGCGAGAAGCTCACAATCCGGCAACGCTCCATCATGCCTGCCGCAAACGTACAGATATGGATCCCATGGGTGTGTTctagaagagaggggagagcaTACAGTCACTCACCTGTCAACAAGGTGATATGATATGAAGTTTATTAGCGTTAGAACTTTTGGTATAGGTTTGAGGAAAACGTCTAAGTAAACCCTGCTCCATttctgtgagtgtttgtgtgtgtgtgtgtttcattagtAATAAATACGTAATAAGAGGAACGTACCACTGATATGCAGAACTGTCCTGACTCTGAGATGGAGAGAACAGCGCTGTGGTGTGCCACACTTCATCACCGTAGAAATGCTGGTGTTGCTGAACACCTCACTGGTCACGCCGGCCGGGGGAGTCTTGCAGAACTCGAGTGACACTGGGAAAGCAAAAACTCCATCAGACCGAGGGCCATTCTGACCAAACACCTAGTGAATTTGGGTCCAGTGGATTAAGTATATGCTGTCCAACTAggagattttgtttttttgtgtcaGTTTGTGGTGGAATTAACAAAACAGGGTTTGTGTGGCAATGTTCAACACAGCAGTACTAACTTATGAAACATTTGGCAGTTAGTGTTATGGAGCTTTTTAAATGAGTTCAGGTCCAACCTTTGACAGCACTGTTAGATTACAGTACACAACTAATAAATGCTGTGGGGAAACTTGAGCCTTCCTGTAAAGATTGCAGTGTTGTAAGATAAGAGTGCTTGTCACAATATAATATAACCAGCATTTGTGAGATGTCCTTAGAGGAGactacactccacacacattcaccactaTGAgacctaaataaataaacaaacaaacaaaatcactACTCACAGTGTGACTTGGCTTTGCAGCGAAGTCCCTGTAAAGAGAGACACACAAGAGTATAGCTTACTACTTCTGATTTACCATGACACACACGGCAAAACCAAATCCCATGCTGGAGATGACACATCAACCGTAGTTATTGAAGTCGGTATAATGGACGCGCCTGGCTCACAGCCAAGCAGGAGGAAGCTACAGAGACATAAGGGGTTTGCCCAGCTCACTTTGTGCAGGGCTACATCCTGGTTCCAAACTCGAGTGCAATTGCAGCAAAGTGTGCAGACATCCTTATCAATAATGTGCTTTTGTGTATCTGATATGACAAGTAATGCCTTCCTGGGACTGGGAATAAtggtatacatatatacataaatacGTCACAGCATCTGTGATTAGTTATTGAAGGCACTATATTGGAAGGGCCTGGTTCATAGCCAAGCAGCAGGAAACTGCAGATATATATAGGGTGTGTGTACATCACACTGGACAGCATATATGTCTGAATCTCTGAGCTGTGTTGCACTGCTAGTCTTAAAGTATACTGGCAATTTCATGAAAAGTATTTGTAGTTTATTGCCAACTCATTCTGTCAAGTTAATGATCAAAGGTTTGTATATGAATGATAGTCAAAAGGATAAATTTAGCACCGATTGCATAATTTCTTACAACTATACACACCCACGCATTCATGTTCGCACAAAGCCATATTTCAATTTATCTGTGATAATGCTATACCTCCTTTTGAATTGA
It includes:
- the il17rel gene encoding interleukin-17 receptor E-like protein; this encodes MRNMVFLLLAFYTSRVQGERIETIEQCGVHCSQGLRCKAKSHLSLEFCKTPPAGVTSEVFSNTSISTVMKCGTPQRCSLHLRVRTVLHISEHTHGIHICTFAAGMMERCRIVSFSRTERAKLVDKQVNIQEDCLEVGAGQDMHVTLKTWPWFCDVAVFSLHRVADCSNTDVRKSVTECITGRIYYEEDVGRKELSVSVSEMLEDRDYHLRLCHKDYLCTGTGDHVLLKKENPLKNATFKYSRAVPCLCIEGWSATSDAPRVQVCPFKNRVEELWSGISFDPVTETLSWEAACHINAVVALCELRDGGMCEDLPRSLQTFSRGKVTYSAVDPHPQLCMKFITEAGEWLKCPFLEGDFPVWHLEVTTPEGYPQLLVTSRVRANLSLSMCARTGSNMCEDTHTTLVHAEKFKSVRPNLTMDFCQPTYCIKAKRLDAQYGITVLHCQLPCSPAFKSVSTDTYWQLVHMVSLPAMLATAVVMATFAMAIILVYKIKQMTQALDDVCSQGDHTGPLTPMTGKSGVESQLACKGLLHMPYNVGSPQLRQGDKSNLLEGFSNNFEV